Proteins co-encoded in one Eremothecium sinecaudum strain ATCC 58844 chromosome VI, complete sequence genomic window:
- the RPB7 gene encoding DNA-directed RNA polymerase II subunit RPB7 (Syntenic homolog of Ashbya gossypii AFR402C; Syntenic homolog of Saccharomyces cerevisiae YDR404C (RPB7)), whose translation MFFFKDLSLNITLHPSYFGPRMREYLKTKLLQEVEGTCTGKFGYILCVLDCENIEIERGRILPTDGSAEFIVKYRAVVWKPFKGEVVDGIVSSCTNLGFEVDVGPLSVFVSPFLMPEDLTFNSGSNPPSYQSSEQIITKGSRVRLKIVGARSEVNSIYAIGSIKEDYLGVI comes from the coding sequence atgtttttctttaaagACCTTTCTCTAAACATTACACTTCACCCGTCCTATTTTGGACCTAGAATGAGAGAATACCTGAAAACAAAACTGCTACAGGAAGTTGAAGGTACATGTACGGGTAAATTTGGGTACATTCTATGTGTATTGGACTGCGAAAATATTGAAATTGAGCGGGGTAGGATCCTGCCAACAGATGGATCAGCAGAATTCATAGTGAAATATAGAGCAGTAGTATGGAAACCATTCAAAGGAGAGGTGGTAGACGGCATTGTATCGAGCTGTACGAATCTGGGATTTGAAGTCGATGTAGGTCCGTTGAGTGTATTTGTATCACCATTTTTAATGCCTGAAGATTTGACGTTTAACAGTGGATCGAATCCTCCGTCTTACCAGTCATCTGAACAGATTATCACAAAGGGTTCTAGAGTGCGTTTAAAGATTGTGGGAGCTAGAAGTGAGGTTAATTCCATTTACGCCATTGGCAGTATAAAAGAGGACTATTTGGGTGTCATTTAA
- the DIT1 gene encoding Dit1p (Syntenic homolog of Ashbya gossypii AFR401W; Syntenic homolog of Saccharomyces cerevisiae YDR403W (DIT1)) has translation MHNQQLKALEGDAVTDSLPVVIGNNGHKDVNIPHGSDDMSTYSKFLTIYSRCPETYMLYNAEVKQNTNFDTKWDEFAAVLKNTKGVKNSNCIVEYMIPSSEAEKFIGISGVAIKVSEYVKDGEEQVRGAVTTVENENEFNDWFIWHILDQARLDNSALPKRNIAVTEGKDYAKMVTDFFASELKNAIKEDEWGLGGYEYFMNRVKYYTDRNARIEAVLPAFPCKSSNMQKVNGKLPDKGEEFALRTLLKFAEDVCAFYPPGMKVWIVSDGHVFSDCIGVDDDEVDNFTANLHKLYKGIAKKDNNMIGFYGLKDVFFNGAAAGKFDTNWVSDVEVDHYCGTKICPDSELCRKILIKGCDTDDGRLRKQIEIPDHPRLHLYRGFSRFMAEDLCLLPFFQNVSRKYFKKAVCKVAFNMIKRNDAYSNLVELVFPHHLRLSIHAHTNAGPKFGVKVVSPKICKTVKSLDSDDVPTFDDLLHIPTPWHNCVVRIGDDYYLAKNKVVTDALESGRYKGEWKEGDISRGEGGHWVINRV, from the coding sequence atgCATAACCAGCAACTCAAAGCATTGGAGGGCGACGCCGTGACTGACTCTTTGCCAGTTGTGATTGGAAACAATGGTCATAAAGACGTTAACATTCCACATGGTTCAGATGACATGTCGACGTATAGCAAATTTTTGACTATATATTCCAGATGCCCTGAGACGTATATGCTTTATAATGCAGAAGTTAAGCAAAACACCAATTTTGATACCAAATGGGATGAGTTTGCGGCTGTGTTAAAGAATACTAAAGGAGTTAAAAATTCCAATTGTATTGTTGAGTATATGATTCCTTCTTCTGAAGCTGAGAAATTTATCGGCATCAGCGGTGTTGCTATCAAGGTTTCGGAATACGTAAAGGACGGCGAAGAGCAGGTACGTGGTGCAGTTACCACTGTTGAAAACGAGAATGAGTTCAATGATTGGTTTATTTGGCATATCTTAGATCAAGCAAGATTGGACAACAGTGCTTTGCCAAAGAGAAATATAGCTGTTACGGAAGGCAAGGACTATGCCAAGATGGTGACGGACTTCTTTGCGTCCGAATTGAAAAATGCAATCAAGGAAGATGAGTGGGGCTTGGGAGGCTATGAATATTTCATGAATAGAGTCAAGTACTACACTGATAGGAATGCCAGAATCGAGGCAGTTTTGCCTGCCTTCCCTTGTAAGTCATCTAACATGCAGAAGGTCAATGGTAAGTTGCCAGACAAGGGTGAAGAGTTCGCTTTGAGAACATTGTTAAAATTTGCAGAAGATGTGTGTGCCTTTTACCCTCCTGGTATGAAGGTCTGGATTGTCAGTGACGGCCATGTTTTCAGCGACTGTATCGGTGTTGACGACGATGAAGTTGACAATTTCACTGCTAATTTACACAAGCTTTATAAGGGTATTGCTAAGAAGGATAATAATATGATTGGGTTCTACGGTTTGAAGGatgttttctttaatgGTGCAGCAGCTGGAAAATTTGACACCAACTGGGTCTCAGATGTTGAAGTGGACCATTACTGTGGTACCAAAATCTGCCCAGACTCTGAGTTATGCAGGAAGATCCTAATAAAGGGCTGCGATACCGATGATGGAAGGTTAAGAAAGCAAATTGAAATCCCAGACCACCCAAGATTGCACTTGTATCGCGGGTTCTCCAGATTTATGGCAGAAGACTTGTGCTTGTTACCATTCTTCCAAAATGTATCGCGTAAATACTTCAAAAAGGCCGTCTGTAAGGTTGCTTTCAACATGATTAAGCGTAACGATGCTTACTCCAACTTGGTTGAATTGGTATTTCCACATCATTTGAGATTGTCCATTCACGCTCACACCAATGCCGGTCCTAAATTTGGTGTCAAGGTTGTTTCTCCAAAGATCTGTAAAACTGTAAAATCCTTGGACTCAGACGATGTACCAACTTTTGATGACTTATTGCACATTCCTACGCCATGGCACAACTGTGTTGTTCGTATTGGAGATGACTATTACTTAGCGAAGAACAAAGTCGTTACTGACGCCTTGGAAAGTGGAAGATATAAAGGTGAGTGGAAAGAAGGTGATATCTCTCGTGGAGAGGGTGGCCACTGGGTTATTAATAGGGTTTAA